From one Acinonyx jubatus isolate Ajub_Pintada_27869175 chromosome B1, VMU_Ajub_asm_v1.0, whole genome shotgun sequence genomic stretch:
- the LOC113599277 gene encoding protein Dok-7 isoform X5 has product MGRTPADALCCPPTAALNTGPGARGLPLEAGRVPLASWLLGHSGHHLRERADGQSPQLAPGRRREVEDPRPALRSLLPELGVPRYPVWPWGQGGPAAREEGAGVFFLSSAEGEQISFLFDCIVRGISPTKGPFGLRPLLPDPSPGGTPTAEERVAQEALEALKLEKRLSLLSHVVRPGSGGDDRSLSSSSSEASHSDVSAGSRLTAWPEQSSSSASTSQEGPGPAATQAPGEAAPGASRPPPKPLRPRQLQEVGRQSSSDSGIATGSHSSYSGSFSSCAGSSLDVWRAGDEFGSSLSLPPAAGVPDPSLCACPPGTAEYQVPAALRPHYDTPRSLCRDTRDQTATAQGSPDDGGAGDLGGQVSAGCPSGWLGARRRGQAAEAPGSEAPGGAWEAGSPHAGLPPAFFSTCPVCGGLKVNPPP; this is encoded by the exons ATGGGGAGGACGCCGGCCGATGCCCTCTGCTGCCCTCCCACAGCAGCCCTGAACACTGGACCTGGGGCACGGGGGCTGCCTCTGGAGGCTGGCAGGGTGCCTCTGGCCTCCTGGCTGCTGGGTCACTCAGGACACCATTTGAGAGAAAGGGCTGATGGACAGAGCCCTCAGCTGGCCCCGGGGAGACGCAGAGAAGTGGAAGATCCCAGACCTGCCCTGAGGAGCCTCTTACCTGAGCTGGGAGTGCCCAGGTACCCAGTGTGGCCGTGGGGCCAGGGCGGCCCGGCTGCCCGAGAGGAAG GGGCCGGAGTCTTCTTCCTGTCCTCAGCCGAGGGAGAGCAGATCAGCTTCCTGTTCGACTGCATCGTCCGCGGCATCTCCCCGACCAAGGGCCCCTTTGGGCTGCGGCCACTTCTCCCAG ACCCGAGCCCTGGGGGGACCCCCACCGCGGAGGAGCGAGTGGCCCAGGAGGCCCTGGAGGCCCTGAAGCTGGAGAAGCGGCTCAGCCTCCTCTCCCATGTGGTCCGGCCGGGGAGCGGAG GGGACGACCGCAGCCTGTCCAGCTCGTCCTCGGAGGCCAGCCACTCGGACGTCAGTGCCGGCAGCCGGCTCACGGCGTGGCCCGAGCAGTCCTCGTCCTCGGCCAGCACGTCGCAGGAGGGCCCAGGGCCGGCggccacccaggcccccgggGAGGCCGCGCCGGGCGCCTCGAGGCCGCCACCCAAGCCCCTGCGGCCGCGGCAGCTGCAGGAGGTCGGCCGCCAGAGCTCGTCGGACAGCGGCATCGCCACGGGCAGCCACTCCTCCTACTCGGGCAGCTTCTCGTCCTGCGCGGGCAGCAGCCTGGACGTGTGGCGCGCGGGCGACGAGTTCGGGTCCTCGCTCAGCCTGCCGCCCGCGGCCGGGGTGCCCGACCCCAGCCTGTGCGCCTGCCCGCCGGGGACGGCCGAGTACCAAGTGCCCGCTGCCCTGCGGCCACATTATGACACGCCACGCAGCCTGTGCCGGGACACCAGGGACCAGACCGCCACCGCACAAGGCAGCCCCGACGACGGAGGGGCCGGGGACTTGGGTGGCCAGGTGTCCGCGGGGTGTCCCTCCGGCTGGCTGGGCGCGAGGCGGCGGGGACAGGCGGCGGAGGCCCCGGGCAGCGAGGCCCCCGGCGGGGCCTGGGAAGCAGGCAGTCCCCACGCGGGGCTTCCTCCGGCTTTCTTTTCCACTTGTCCCGTCTGTGGAGGCCTCAAGGTAAACCCCCCTCCCTGA